Proteins from a single region of Scleropages formosus chromosome 24, fSclFor1.1, whole genome shotgun sequence:
- the ube2d1b gene encoding ubiquitin-conjugating enzyme E2 D1b: MALKRIQKELHDLERDPPTQCSAGPVGENLFHWQATIIGPGDSPYQGGLFFLTIHFPTDYPFKPPKVSFATKIYHPNINGNGSICLDILRSQWSPALTISKVLLSICSLLCDPNPDDPLVPDIAHIYKSDKEKYNNLAKEWTEKYAM, from the exons ATGGCTTTGAAGAGAATTCAGAAG GAGTTACATGATTTAGAACGAGATCCACCGACACAGTGTTCAGCTGGACCAGTTGGAgaaaact TGTTTCACTGGCAAGCAACAATCATTGGACCT GGTGACAGCCCATATCAAGGAGGACTATTCTTTCTCACAATCCACTTTCCTACGGATTATCCTTTCAAGCCACCTAAA gTATCATTTGCCACAAAAATATACCACCCAAACATAAATGGTAATGGAAGTATTTGCCTGGACATCTTGAGATCACAATGGTCTCCAGCATTAACAATATCAAAAG ttttattgtccATATGTTCATTGCTCTGTGATCCAAACCCTGATGACCCCTTAGTTCCAGATATAGCACACATCTACAAGTCAGACAAAGAGAA gtatAACAACCTGGCAAAAGAATGGACTGAAAAATAtgcaatgtaa
- the cisd1 gene encoding CDGSH iron-sulfur domain-containing protein 1 translates to MRSNSMSKAEWIAAVSLAAGTAAVGVLVYRTFFSKDKCCKSRVNLDLQKDNPKVVHAFDIEDLGDKAVYCRCWRSKKFPLCDGSHTKHNEETGDNVGPLIIKRKEA, encoded by the exons ATGAGGTCAAATTCTATGTCCAAAG CTGAATGGATCGCAGCGGTCTCCCTAGCTGCTGGGACTGCAGCTGTTGGTGTCCTGGTCTACAGGACATTCTTCTCAAAAGACAAGTGCTGCAAGTCCAGGGTAAACCTGGATCTGCAGAAGGACAACCCCAAAGTGGTGCATGCCTTTGATATTGAGGATCTGGGAGATAAGGCTGTGTACTGTCGTTGCTGGCGCTCCAAGAAG TTCCCATTGTGTGACGGCTCCCATACGAAACACAATGAGGAGACTGGGGACAATGTTGGTCCTCTCATAATCAAGAGAAAGGAAGCCTAA